The nucleotide sequence TTTCCATCCACGCATGATCTGTGTTGCGAGGATCATCGACGATCCCGGAATAGAGCACTTTGGAGGATTGGAAGCTCAAATCCACCCCCGTCTCTTCCCGCAGTTCTCGAGCGATCGTCTCGGAAATGGCCTCCCCTTCGTCAACCATCCCGCCCGGAAGTGCATATCTGCCCGAATCGCCCCGCTCGATCACCAGAACCTGCAGGCGCCCCGTCTCTGGATTGACCGACGTGACCAGCGGGTCTCCCGCGAGGTTTCTGCCCCACTTGCCGAGTAATCCCCTTCCTCTGATTCCAGTCCGGCCGAGCGGATTGAGCGGCCGCCCCCCTTCATCGACAATTACGGGGACTTCACCGCGGGCGGTTTGAGTCACGAACGGGCGGTTCACCAGTTTGACATCAGCCGGATCGGCCCATTCTCCTTCATGTTCAAATACCTGAACTGCCGTGTACTCGGGTGGATCGTACTCGGGGAATGGTAGATCCCAGGCCGCCTGTGACTCTTCCACAGGGAAGCGAGGTGGATAGCCTTTCGCACTTTGCTTTTGATTGGTTCGGGGGATCACATCAGGTGCCATCATGCAAGTCTCGCAACGAGAGTCAGGCGGTCACCGCAATTGACGGCCACCGCAGCCGGCAACATCAACTCCGCGATGAGTCCCTCACACGGTGTCCTGCATCGGGTGAGCCCCAGTCCTATTCGGCCAGGATTTCGACGGGACCGCTCCATTGTCGGGTCCTACCAGTCCTCAATACAAGACGGCATCCCCGTGGACTGAAATCCTGTTCTGTCACGCAGGCCCCGGCATTTCTCGCAAGGGAATGTGGCCGCCAAATGGAGACGCCGCCCCGATTGCCGCGTCATCGCGGCGACCGGGGCGGCGTCAGCCCATGAGGGTTTGCTCAAGGTTAATAAACCTTCGGGCCGCTCGCAGTCGTCCGCCCCCCCCCTTTTTAAGTCCTCGGTTGTTGCGCAGGGAGAGCCGTCGGCAGATCATCCGGGTGAGTCGTGTGTCAGTCCTCCCCCGCCGTCCAGGGCCAGGAAAGGCGAGCCCAGACAGCGAGGTCAGAGGGAATGAGATTCGAGCGTTCTCACGCAGGTAACGTTTTCGACAATGGTCTTACGCAAGGATATCGCGGACGACCGTTCCCGAGAGATCTGTCAGGCGGTAGTCACGACCGGCGAACCGGTACGTCAATCTTTCGTGGTCGTATCCCAACAGGTGCAACATGGTTGCATGAAGGTCGTGAACCGAAACCGGGTTTTCGACCGCCTTGAAACCAAAGTCGTCCGTAGCACCGTAGATGGTTCCCCCCTTGATTCCCCCGCCTGCCATCCAGAGTGAGAAGCCCCAATGGTTGTGGTCGCGACCTTGCGATGCACCTGATCCGTTCTGCCCCATCTCGACCGAAGGTGTTCGTCCGAATTCACCGGTACACAGAATCAGCGTCTTGTCCAGCAGGCCGCGCTGCTTCAAATCCTTAATTAACGCCGCCAACCCCTGATCGCACTCACTGGCACATTTGCCATGTTCGTCCTTGATATTGGAATGGCTGTCCCAGGGCTGCATCGCACCGTGCCAGGTCTGGACAAACCTGACACCCCGTTCGACCAGTCGCCGCGCGATCAGCAGTTGCCGGTTCTGTGGCCCTTCCCCGTACATTTTCTGGATATGTTCCGGCTCCTGACTGATATCGAATGCATCCGTCGCCTCGACCTGCATCCGATACGCCATCTCAAACGATTCGATCCGCGCTTCCAGAGCCGCTTCGCCCGGTCGTGAGGCCAGGTGACGCTGGTTGATCGTCTGCAGAAGCTGAAACTGCGATTGCTGCTGCTGAGACGACAACCGTTCATTGCGAATATGTTCGATCAAACGGGTCGGATCGGTCTGCGCCGTATCGACCAACGTCCCCTGATAGACCCCCGGCAGGAATGAAGAACGCCAGTTCCCCGCTCCGGCGACCGGCAAGCCTCCAGGACAAAGGACGATAAAGCCGGGAAGATTCTGGTTATCGCTTCCCATGCCCCAATTCAACCACGAACCGAAACTCGGACGAACCAGGCGTGAGTGGCCGGTGTTCATCAGCAGCAGCATCATTTCATGGCTCGGCAACTCCGCATACATCGAGCGAACAACGGCGAGATCGTCGGCACAGGTCGCCAGATTGGGCCAGATGTCACTGATCGGTATGCCGCTTTCACCGTGCTGCTTGAACGTGAAGGGGGATGGGAGCGCCACTCCCGTTTTACGTTCGGTCTGCAGGTTCTCGAAGGGCAACATCTGCCCCGCTCGTTTGGTCAGTTCCGGCTTCGGATCGAACGTGTCGACCTGCGACATCCCCCCGTTCAGGAACACGTGAATGACGTGCTGAGCCTTACCAGGAAAATGAGTCTGTGTGGAAGCATGCCCTTCACTTGCCAGCAAGTTGGCCAACGCGACTGAGCCGACCCCCAGTCCACAACGCCCCAGGAATTCACGCCGATTAGGTTGTAGAAAATTTTGCATGGGTTCAGTCCAAAAAGATAAATTCGTTAGAAGCAAGCAATGCGTGAGCCAGTTGACTCCATGGATCAACCGGATTTTTAGTCTCTTGAGGTGGTACTGCAGCCGCAGCCCCGTCCGGCGAATTGGCATTCCCGGACGAACTGACGGTAGACAGATTCGCGTCCACAAAGGTACGCGCCACGCGAAGTTCCTCTGCATCGGGATCGCGTGAAAGGAGAGAACGATAGATCCAGCGAATCCGTTCATCCGGATCCGCTGCCGCAGCCTCAGCACGTGCGGCCAGCTTCAGCGCCCGGTCCTGAATGAAACCTGAGTTCAAAGCATACAGGGCCTGCTGCGGGACGTTCGTGTCGGGCCGTTTGGCCGTACAGGTGATCGGGTTGGCACCGTCAAATGTACTCGACAAACTCGAAACGATATCGCGATTGATAAAGCCATAAATGCTCCGTCGAGGAACCACCGGTTCCGCACTGAGATCGATCGGCCGTCCTCCGGGAGTCAGATCCAGTTCGCCGGAAACGGCCAGCATGGAATCGCGCATCGCTTCCATCTCCAGTCGTCGACGCGGCATCCGCCACAAAAGTTCATTCAGCGGATCCTTGTTCCGGCTTTCGGCGTTTTCGACAGCCCCCTGCTGATAAACGTCCGACAGCATAATCCGCTTATGGAGCTTCTTGATTGACCAACCGTCGTCCGAGAACGTTGTCGCCAGATAGTCCAGCAGTTCGGGATGCGTGGGGGGGGAACCGCGCGTCCCGAAATCATCCGGTGTTCTCACCAATCCCTGATTGAAATGGTTCTGCCAGACCCAGTTCACAACCACGCGTCGCGTGAGTGGATTGTCAGGAGCCACGATCGCCTCGGCGAGTCCCAGTCGCCGTTCTCCGTCGCGGAATGCGGGCGCGTTCTGGTGAGACAGGGCCGTCAGGAAGCGAGCCGGCACGGCTTCACCTCGACTCAGGGAATTCCCCCGCAGAAAGACATGGAATGACGGCGGGTTCTTCGATTCTTCCAGCGTCATCGCCCGTGGGGGTGAACCGGGCGAGTTCAATTGCAGATCGTGAATCGCCCCCTTGCGGCCAGCCAGCGTGTCACTGACAGTTCGATTCAGCAATCTGACGGAAATCTCGTCGGACATCGCCGTCGGAGTATCAGTTGAATAAAGATGCCGACGCAACTGACGCGCAATGGGACTGTTGATCTCGGCATGGCCGGGATCTTCATCAGGAAGAATCGTCGCGCCAACGGCGCTCGCCAGGGAGGTCTCCAGCAGTGACTTGAGCCACGCCCGATGCACGTCTGCGAATAGTTGACCGTAGGCTTCCGCCAACTCGGTCAGCGTCTTTGGCTGCTTTTTCTCGACCGCATCGATGACGCGCGGATTCCAGGCAGGGGCATGCAGTCCCAGGCTTTGCTCGTTGGCGAATTGTTTCGGATCACCGTTCGCGGCCTTCATGCTGGCAACCAGTTCGTTGCAGCGAGCGGCGAAGTCACCGGGCTCGACTTTGAAGAGCTGCACCCAGAGTCCGAAGACCGGATCGTCGGCGGGCATTTTGGCCAGGTAGTCGCGCCAGCGGTTCAGCACCAGCGGCCGCACATCGTCCGTACGGTAGGAAAGAAAGGCCGCAGACAGATCCTGCTCGGGCGTCCCCTTGGCCAGTTCAATCAGATACAGACCCACCTGCATACGAATTCGCGTCCGCATCACTTCCGCCTGATCGCGAGCCATCTCCTGGTAACCGACCTGCCGCTTCGCCAGTTCCTTCTCGTAAGCCTTGAATTGATCGGTCACAGCAGGAGTACCAATCATGGGAGGGAGTTCCACCGCATGGCTGCTCGCGAAGGTCGCATAAAGCGCGTAGTAATCCGTGGTTGGAATGGCATCAAACTTGTGATCATGACAGCGGGCACACGCGACCGTCAGCCCCAGCAGACCACGACTGACCACATCAATCTGATCGTCGATCAAGTCGTGCACGCTGCGGTACTGCATCCCGACCGTCAAAAACCCAAGCCCTGCAAGGGCCGGGTCATTCTCGGGAAGTCCGATCTGGTCTGCAGCCAGCTGCTCGACGATGAACCGGTTGTAAGGAACATCGGCATTCAGCGCATTGATGACGTAGTCACGGAAGGTGTAGGAAAACGGAAATTTCGTGTATCCAATCGCACTCCCACCGTGCGTGTCCGCATAGCGCGCAATGTCGAGCCAGTGTCGTCCCCAGCGTTCCCCATATCGGGGTGATTCTAACAGCCGATCAATCACCTTCTCGAAGGCATTAGGAGACGGATCGTGAACGAATGCCGTCACCTCGTCCCACGTCGGTGGCAAACCGGTGAGATCGAACGTCGCACGACGGATCAATTGCTCGCGTGAAATCCGGGGCGTTAACTGAAGCCCCTGCTCTTCCAGAGCGGCGACGATAAATCGATCAATGTCCGTCGACGCGGACGATCGGGTTTCCGGAACAGGTGGCTTCTGGATCGGCTCAAACGCCCAGTGGTCTTCAAATCGCGCCCCTTCGGCAATCCATTCGCGAAGCAGTGCAATCTCGGCTTCAGTGAGACTTTTGCCATGTTCAGCCGGCGGCATTCGCAGATCCGGATCCGTCGACGTGATTCGATTGATCAGCTCACTCTGATCCGGCTGATTGGCCACGATGGCCGACTGCTTGCTGCTGGCCTCCTGATCCAGTCGCAACCCCGCCTCTCGACGCTGTTCGTCCGGACCGTGGCAATTCAGACAGTGTTCGGCCAGCAGCGGGCGGATCTGTTTGCCAAAACTGACATCGGCCGCCGCGTAACGGCCGTACGTCACCATGCAGAAGACGACTGCTGCCGTCAGGCCCCATCGCCTCGTCTGCACCAGGAACGAGGCCCTGCGCTGGCTTCGTTCATTCTGCATCAGATTCAAACTTTGACTCATCGTGCGTCTCTTCTTTTGATAGCAGTACTGCGCGTCCCCGCCCGTCTTCACCAACCACAGGCATCTGCCCGGGCAGCGAGAATGGGCGAGGAGGCCTCAACCCATCTAAGTTTAACGATATGACTCGTAAATGAGAAAACCGGTTTGGCCATTTTGAGCTCATTTCCCAATTTCAAAAAGCGCAAGACCATCCGTACACTGTTCTTGCCCCTGCCCAGTTTCTCAGATCGACTCCGTCCTACCGCTCTCGCGCGCTTTCGCCGTTCGCCCACACCCATCCGAAAAGTCCGTCTCAATCGTGCCGACAGCAACTCTCGGGCACCTTCCCTCAGCCCACTCCCCTGCCGCAAGGAATTGGACAGCCTCATTTTCCGTCCCCCCCAACGTCGTCGTTGGCTCCAGAGGCGCCCCAGCACCTGGCCAGGTCGAGGAGTGGCCCCGGGCATCGCTTTGGACATCTGGGTTGCAGCGCAAAAGGAGGCCGCAAGCCGGGCCTTTACGATGTCGTTTGCGGTGAGCGAAAGGGAGTCCACGCGCTTCGTGCCAGGTGCACACAGCCTCAAGAGATTTCGACGCAGATCGGGTCTGCAGCAGTCGGGCCAGGAATTGGGGGAGGTTAGTCGCGGGTGGTTGACCGATAGTGGAACACCTGACAGTAGTCCCTTCTGATAGCAGACAAGGCGAACTTCTGTGCCGGTCGCAGGTGCCCTTCAGGGATCCGGCACTGGTGTACGACATCGTCCAGAATTCATAAATCCAATCCCGCCTGATGAAGCAGGGAAAGTATTTCTCAGGCCATCAGTACACGGCGTGACGCGCGTTCCCGCAGCCCCGGGGCACAGATGTCACCTTGGGCAGCCGAGTTGTCCCGCGAGGGACTGGAAACACAGACGAGCACGGTCAACTTGCGTCTCGGGCGACAGCCGCGAGGCCAGCCAGCGCGAATAACGCCATGTGCTGGATCAGGGCTGGTGCGTCCTCGGGTTGTAAACCAAACTGGGGATAGGCACGCTTGAGCGTC is from Schlesneria sp. DSM 10557 and encodes:
- a CDS encoding PSD1 and planctomycete cytochrome C domain-containing protein, with protein sequence MSQSLNLMQNERSQRRASFLVQTRRWGLTAAVVFCMVTYGRYAAADVSFGKQIRPLLAEHCLNCHGPDEQRREAGLRLDQEASSKQSAIVANQPDQSELINRITSTDPDLRMPPAEHGKSLTEAEIALLREWIAEGARFEDHWAFEPIQKPPVPETRSSASTDIDRFIVAALEEQGLQLTPRISREQLIRRATFDLTGLPPTWDEVTAFVHDPSPNAFEKVIDRLLESPRYGERWGRHWLDIARYADTHGGSAIGYTKFPFSYTFRDYVINALNADVPYNRFIVEQLAADQIGLPENDPALAGLGFLTVGMQYRSVHDLIDDQIDVVSRGLLGLTVACARCHDHKFDAIPTTDYYALYATFASSHAVELPPMIGTPAVTDQFKAYEKELAKRQVGYQEMARDQAEVMRTRIRMQVGLYLIELAKGTPEQDLSAAFLSYRTDDVRPLVLNRWRDYLAKMPADDPVFGLWVQLFKVEPGDFAARCNELVASMKAANGDPKQFANEQSLGLHAPAWNPRVIDAVEKKQPKTLTELAEAYGQLFADVHRAWLKSLLETSLASAVGATILPDEDPGHAEINSPIARQLRRHLYSTDTPTAMSDEISVRLLNRTVSDTLAGRKGAIHDLQLNSPGSPPRAMTLEESKNPPSFHVFLRGNSLSRGEAVPARFLTALSHQNAPAFRDGERRLGLAEAIVAPDNPLTRRVVVNWVWQNHFNQGLVRTPDDFGTRGSPPTHPELLDYLATTFSDDGWSIKKLHKRIMLSDVYQQGAVENAESRNKDPLNELLWRMPRRRLEMEAMRDSMLAVSGELDLTPGGRPIDLSAEPVVPRRSIYGFINRDIVSSLSSTFDGANPITCTAKRPDTNVPQQALYALNSGFIQDRALKLAARAEAAAADPDERIRWIYRSLLSRDPDAEELRVARTFVDANLSTVSSSGNANSPDGAAAAVPPQETKNPVDPWSQLAHALLASNEFIFLD
- a CDS encoding ADP-ribose pyrophosphatase, which gives rise to MMAPDVIPRTNQKQSAKGYPPRFPVEESQAAWDLPFPEYDPPEYTAVQVFEHEGEWADPADVKLVNRPFVTQTARGEVPVIVDEGGRPLNPLGRTGIRGRGLLGKWGRNLAGDPLVTSVNPETGRLQVLVIERGDSGRYALPGGMVDEGEAISETIARELREETGVDLSFQSSKVLYSGIVDDPRNTDHAWMETTVLHQHLSPAARAGLRLRAGDDARAVRWADVGELLLGSMHANHQDFVRMAMQELGQTAPPD
- a CDS encoding DUF1501 domain-containing protein codes for the protein MQNFLQPNRREFLGRCGLGVGSVALANLLASEGHASTQTHFPGKAQHVIHVFLNGGMSQVDTFDPKPELTKRAGQMLPFENLQTERKTGVALPSPFTFKQHGESGIPISDIWPNLATCADDLAVVRSMYAELPSHEMMLLLMNTGHSRLVRPSFGSWLNWGMGSDNQNLPGFIVLCPGGLPVAGAGNWRSSFLPGVYQGTLVDTAQTDPTRLIEHIRNERLSSQQQQSQFQLLQTINQRHLASRPGEAALEARIESFEMAYRMQVEATDAFDISQEPEHIQKMYGEGPQNRQLLIARRLVERGVRFVQTWHGAMQPWDSHSNIKDEHGKCASECDQGLAALIKDLKQRGLLDKTLILCTGEFGRTPSVEMGQNGSGASQGRDHNHWGFSLWMAGGGIKGGTIYGATDDFGFKAVENPVSVHDLHATMLHLLGYDHERLTYRFAGRDYRLTDLSGTVVRDILA